A part of Denitratisoma oestradiolicum genomic DNA contains:
- a CDS encoding alpha/beta fold hydrolase → MMLAEHSLGQGPNLTLVPGWGLGSAAWDGVASLLSREFTVHLVDLPGYGATPPVADYGIEALADALAATLPPRAMVCGWSLGALVALACAVRHPRRIARLVLVGATASFLSREGWEAGLPADRLDEFIRALETDASALLKQFSGLIHHGDVHGREALRATRHCLDGGLPADGASLREGLRTLGTTDLRGLLPEVTQPVLLIHGSVDPLMPLGAAEALLARLPRSRLDVFEGSAHAPFASDPVRFAQRVSDFAVEGR, encoded by the coding sequence ATGATGCTGGCCGAACACAGCCTGGGCCAGGGCCCCAACCTGACCCTGGTCCCGGGCTGGGGCCTGGGTAGCGCCGCCTGGGATGGGGTGGCTTCTTTGCTGTCCCGGGAGTTCACCGTGCATCTGGTGGATTTGCCAGGCTATGGCGCCACGCCTCCCGTGGCGGACTACGGCATCGAGGCTCTGGCCGATGCCCTGGCGGCCACGCTGCCGCCCCGTGCCATGGTTTGCGGCTGGTCTCTGGGCGCCCTGGTGGCCCTGGCCTGCGCCGTCCGCCATCCGCGCCGGATCGCCCGCCTGGTGCTGGTGGGGGCCACGGCTTCCTTCCTGTCCCGGGAAGGCTGGGAGGCGGGCCTGCCGGCGGATAGGCTCGATGAATTCATCCGCGCACTGGAGACCGACGCATCGGCCCTGCTGAAGCAGTTCTCGGGATTGATCCATCACGGCGATGTGCACGGCAGGGAGGCCCTCCGGGCCACGCGCCATTGCCTCGATGGGGGACTGCCGGCGGATGGCGCCAGCCTGCGGGAGGGCCTGCGCACCCTGGGCACGACGGACCTGAGAGGGCTCTTGCCCGAGGTGACACAGCCGGTGCTGCTGATCCATGGCAGCGTGGACCCCCTGATGCCCCTGGGGGCGGCCGAGGCCTTGCTGGCGCGGCTACCCCGGTCCCGACTGGATGTCTTCGAAGGCAGCGCCCATGCTCCCTTTGCCTCGGACCCGGTACGCTTTGCCCAGCGGGTCAGTGACTTCGCGGTGGAGGGGCGATGA
- a CDS encoding methyltransferase domain-containing protein produces the protein MSSKAAPMLPLPRTRYALPSGSVTSRWRGDERPARPPEGVRPANPLPWGGGWGEGSPVSEARHVRARFSRAAHRYDDVADFQRQMGERLLATLPHGLPSGWMLDGGCGTGHGLGLLRRHWPDAEVLALDFAYPMVARATANSRLCADLQALPLANASMEGIWSNLAIQWCNPDAVAREMARVLKPGGWLAASTLGPETFRELRQAFATVDRYRHTIPFPDPDHVASAFRRVGFIDVQLRRETLVLHYPDMVSLLSAVRDLGASRVTGGGRRPGLMGKAAWRRFVSAYELMAESSGLPLSYDTLCINATLGMGL, from the coding sequence ATGTCTTCGAAGGCAGCGCCCATGCTCCCTTTGCCTCGGACCCGGTACGCTTTGCCCAGCGGGTCAGTGACTTCGCGGTGGAGGGGCGATGAGCGCCCCGCACGGCCGCCCGAAGGGGTTCGCCCCGCGAACCCCCTCCCTTGGGGAGGGGGTTGGGGGGAGGGTAGTCCAGTGAGCGAAGCCCGGCATGTTCGTGCGCGCTTTTCACGGGCAGCGCACCGCTATGACGATGTTGCTGATTTTCAGCGGCAGATGGGCGAACGCTTATTGGCCACACTTCCTCACGGCCTGCCCTCCGGCTGGATGCTCGATGGTGGTTGCGGTACTGGCCATGGTCTGGGGCTGCTTCGCAGACACTGGCCTGATGCTGAAGTCCTCGCCCTGGATTTCGCCTACCCCATGGTGGCCCGTGCAACTGCGAATTCCAGGCTCTGTGCCGATCTTCAGGCCCTGCCCCTGGCGAATGCCAGCATGGAGGGCATCTGGTCCAACCTGGCCATTCAATGGTGCAATCCCGATGCCGTCGCCAGAGAGATGGCGCGGGTCCTGAAACCCGGTGGCTGGCTCGCTGCCAGCACCCTGGGGCCTGAGACCTTCCGTGAGTTGCGTCAGGCCTTTGCGACCGTGGACCGGTATCGTCACACCATTCCCTTCCCTGACCCGGATCATGTGGCCTCTGCTTTTCGCCGCGTGGGATTCATTGATGTGCAGTTGAGGCGGGAGACGCTGGTGCTGCACTATCCCGACATGGTGAGCCTGCTGTCCGCTGTTCGGGACCTGGGTGCCAGCCGGGTCACCGGCGGGGGGCGGCGTCCCGGTCTGATGGGCAAGGCCGCCTGGCGGCGCTTCGTCTCCGCCTACGAACTCATGGCCGAGTCTTCGGGCTTGCCCCTGAGTTATGACACTCTGTGCATTAATGCCACACTAGGCATGGGGTTGTAA
- a CDS encoding SDR family NAD(P)-dependent oxidoreductase — MKIAIQDRVVILTGAASGIGLACLKAFAAEGCAVVAVDINSTQLDQAVAAAAGRVVAQVADVTDPAQVQALVDRALKEFGHLDVMFNNAGGAFPTPTEIQSIEDYRRIVALNLDSVYYGIHAALPVMLAQGCGCILSTTSGAGLNAVGGLAAYGAAKAGVISLMKSVATEFGGRGIRANTISPGPMDTPGLRAWLETFPDGPARYSRQVPSGRLGTGEDIAHTALFLASDAAAYINGVVIPVDGAIHARLASPHIE, encoded by the coding sequence ATGAAAATTGCCATTCAGGATCGCGTCGTCATTCTCACCGGAGCCGCCAGCGGCATCGGCCTGGCCTGCCTCAAGGCCTTCGCCGCCGAGGGCTGCGCCGTGGTCGCCGTCGACATCAACAGCACCCAGCTCGACCAGGCCGTCGCAGCAGCAGCTGGCCGGGTGGTCGCCCAGGTAGCCGATGTCACCGATCCGGCCCAGGTGCAGGCGCTGGTGGATCGGGCGCTCAAGGAATTCGGCCACCTGGATGTGATGTTCAACAACGCCGGCGGCGCTTTCCCCACTCCTACCGAAATCCAGAGCATCGAGGACTACCGGCGCATCGTCGCCCTCAACCTGGACTCGGTGTACTACGGCATCCACGCCGCCCTGCCGGTGATGCTGGCCCAGGGCTGCGGCTGCATACTCTCCACCACTTCCGGCGCCGGCCTCAATGCGGTGGGTGGTCTGGCCGCCTACGGCGCCGCCAAGGCCGGAGTCATCAGCCTGATGAAGAGCGTGGCCACGGAATTCGGCGGCCGGGGCATCCGCGCCAACACGATTTCACCCGGCCCCATGGACACGCCGGGCCTCCGCGCCTGGCTGGAAACCTTTCCCGACGGCCCGGCCCGCTACAGCCGCCAGGTACCCAGTGGCCGCCTCGGCACCGGGGAGGACATCGCCCACACGGCCCTGTTCCTTGCCAGTGATGCGGCGGCCTACATCAACGGAGTGGTGATTCCGGTCGATGGCGCCATCCATGCCAGACTCGCCTCCCCCCACATCGAATAA
- a CDS encoding methyl-accepting chemotaxis protein, with protein sequence MKKNFPVTQVERFLPRGKYIVSRTDLKGITTYANDAFIELSGFSRDELVGKNHNVVRHPDMPPQAFADLWTTIQAGHPWRGIVKNRASNGDFYWVKALVVPVRKNSLTVGYMSVRTTPTREEIAAVEPLYRQLLASGQALPKSGRQRRVSLRGKLMGLTGGVIAAALVNLLMAATDGALGLAPGLIDGIRWGLGGLILAAGAYLFYLQANVLDRMGQVTGRLDCIAQGDLTDEIPLDRHDELGRLNDDVISMQTHLKAMIAEIAEAAGSVAGNVGHLNLRMEETRQASASQSEAVSHVAAAIEEMNTSIEVVAHGADDTATSMAQSIDLLRQAVHQMEQSRAASRHVVETVNQASSTMTDLYQATNAIGQVSTTIQEIADQTNLLALNAAIEAARAGESGRGFAVVADEVRKLAERAGSQTKEISRTVQEIQRVTQMAVNGMEAAGGHVEAAEQAIAVAEQELGEVSQHDERTSTMSREIARSTREQSEASRDIIRQTETITASVDQTRSSVDEACRAGDEIEGAAKQLRDLIAYFRFIR encoded by the coding sequence ATGAAAAAGAATTTCCCGGTCACCCAGGTCGAAAGATTTCTGCCCCGGGGCAAGTACATTGTTTCCCGCACCGATCTGAAGGGCATCACTACCTACGCCAACGATGCCTTCATTGAACTGAGCGGCTTTTCCCGGGACGAGCTGGTCGGCAAGAACCACAATGTGGTGCGTCATCCCGACATGCCACCCCAGGCCTTCGCCGATCTCTGGACCACCATCCAGGCCGGCCATCCCTGGCGCGGCATTGTCAAGAACCGAGCCAGCAATGGCGACTTCTACTGGGTCAAGGCCCTGGTGGTGCCGGTGCGCAAGAACTCCCTTACCGTGGGCTATATGTCGGTGCGCACCACCCCGACCCGGGAGGAGATCGCTGCGGTGGAGCCTCTCTACCGGCAACTGCTGGCCAGCGGGCAGGCACTGCCCAAGTCTGGCCGGCAGCGCCGGGTTTCCCTGCGGGGAAAACTGATGGGGCTGACCGGTGGCGTCATTGCCGCAGCCCTGGTGAATCTGCTTATGGCCGCCACGGACGGAGCCCTGGGGCTAGCTCCGGGGCTCATCGACGGTATTCGCTGGGGACTCGGTGGCCTGATTCTCGCTGCCGGCGCTTACCTGTTTTATCTCCAGGCCAATGTGCTGGACAGGATGGGGCAAGTCACCGGTCGTCTGGACTGTATCGCCCAGGGTGATCTGACCGATGAAATCCCCCTGGATCGCCATGATGAGCTGGGCCGGCTCAATGATGACGTGATCAGCATGCAGACCCACCTCAAGGCCATGATCGCCGAGATTGCCGAGGCGGCCGGCTCGGTGGCGGGCAATGTGGGGCATTTGAATCTGCGCATGGAGGAGACCCGGCAGGCCTCTGCCAGCCAGTCCGAGGCGGTTTCCCATGTGGCGGCTGCCATAGAGGAAATGAATACCTCCATCGAGGTGGTGGCCCATGGCGCCGACGACACCGCCACCTCCATGGCCCAGTCCATCGACCTGCTGCGGCAGGCGGTGCATCAGATGGAACAGAGCCGCGCGGCCTCACGCCATGTGGTGGAGACGGTGAATCAGGCCAGTTCCACCATGACGGATCTGTACCAGGCCACCAATGCCATCGGCCAGGTCAGTACCACCATCCAGGAAATCGCCGACCAGACCAATCTGCTGGCGCTCAATGCCGCCATCGAGGCGGCTCGGGCTGGGGAATCCGGGCGAGGCTTCGCCGTGGTGGCCGACGAAGTGCGCAAGCTGGCGGAACGGGCGGGCTCCCAGACCAAGGAAATCTCCCGTACCGTGCAGGAGATACAACGGGTGACCCAGATGGCGGTGAACGGTATGGAAGCCGCCGGCGGCCATGTGGAGGCCGCCGAGCAAGCCATCGCGGTGGCCGAGCAGGAACTGGGCGAAGTGTCCCAGCATGATGAGCGGACCTCCACCATGTCCCGCGAAATCGCCCGCTCCACCCGGGAGCAGTCCGAGGCCAGCCGGGACATCATCCGCCAGACGGAAACCATCACCGCCAGTGTGGATCAGACCCGCTCCAGTGTGGATGAGGCTTGCCGCGCCGGGGACGAGATCGAGGGCGCGGCCAAACAATTGCGGGATTTGATCGCCTATTTCCGTTTCATCCGCTGA
- a CDS encoding putative bifunctional diguanylate cyclase/phosphodiesterase, with amino-acid sequence MTAPDDDRLTFIEDESIDSGKSPLFWRLLVVDDDEDVHRSTEFALRDLVICERPLRLLHAYTAAEAEQILANEPDVAVVILDVVMESEQAGLQLVERIRRGLQLTNLRIILATGQPGYAPEMEAIRDYDINDYKTKNELTRNKLYTSITAAIRSYQQICKLDASRNGLELIVSASNQLTGETGMQSFAAGVITQLAALIGVPPEGLVCVQQTERSNGDSVPRRIVIAAAGQYAPFIRGRLEDIADSTVREAFGLCFEQKVSIFANDHIVLFFPAGADQHFAAYIATHHPPIDIDRHLLEVFCTNISVSAENIRLLSRLHDYAYVDRLLAIPNRTAFVEAMEEGKGALGGNEALVVALIDINEFAEINETFGCAYGDAVLRAAALRLARLPGDRMVARVAGDAFGVLGPASAVVPNELLALFDDPLEMDGLEHRISVCIGLVRLEGEHIDGHMALENASIALKRAKSHGAGSHAYYTEHVGAAIRERTRLLYDLRQAVAKNLLFLAYQPQVELMTGRVVGLEALMRWRDQRGNHVPPDRFIPVAESAGIIRGLGKWVLRSALLQLKRLHESGWPELRMAVNVSVVQFEMLDFLAMVQESLVEARISPRYLELEVTESVAMTGADHVRDVLRQLKALGVTMAIDDFGTGFSSLSYLDNLPVDRLKIDKSFVSTINGHEEGARIAEMVVDLGRKLGLTVIAEGVETETQAQLLKRVGCHEGQGYLYARPLPADDLLGWLTSFGVPT; translated from the coding sequence ATGACAGCACCCGATGATGACCGCCTGACGTTTATCGAGGATGAATCCATCGATTCCGGCAAGTCGCCCCTGTTCTGGCGACTGCTGGTTGTGGATGACGATGAGGACGTTCATCGCAGCACCGAATTCGCCCTGCGCGATCTGGTCATCTGTGAGCGGCCCCTGCGGTTGCTCCACGCCTATACCGCTGCGGAGGCGGAACAGATTCTGGCCAACGAACCGGATGTCGCCGTAGTCATCCTGGATGTGGTGATGGAGTCCGAGCAGGCCGGTCTGCAACTGGTGGAACGCATACGCCGGGGCCTGCAACTGACCAACCTGCGCATCATCCTGGCCACAGGTCAGCCCGGTTACGCTCCGGAGATGGAGGCGATTCGGGATTACGACATCAACGACTACAAGACCAAGAACGAACTCACCCGCAACAAGCTCTATACCTCCATCACTGCCGCCATCCGTTCCTACCAGCAGATTTGCAAGCTGGACGCCAGCCGCAACGGACTGGAACTGATCGTCTCTGCCAGCAACCAGTTGACCGGGGAAACCGGCATGCAGAGTTTCGCCGCCGGCGTCATCACCCAACTGGCGGCCCTGATCGGTGTTCCGCCGGAGGGGCTGGTGTGTGTGCAGCAAACAGAGCGCAGCAATGGCGACAGCGTTCCCCGCCGTATCGTCATCGCGGCGGCGGGGCAGTATGCGCCCTTCATTCGTGGGCGGCTGGAGGACATCGCCGACAGCACCGTGCGAGAGGCCTTCGGGCTGTGCTTCGAGCAGAAGGTCAGCATCTTTGCGAACGACCACATCGTGCTGTTCTTTCCCGCGGGCGCTGACCAGCACTTCGCCGCTTATATCGCCACCCACCATCCGCCCATCGACATCGATCGGCACCTGCTGGAGGTGTTCTGCACCAACATCAGCGTCTCGGCGGAAAACATCCGGCTGCTGAGCCGACTCCACGACTACGCCTATGTGGATCGTCTGCTGGCCATCCCCAACCGCACCGCCTTCGTCGAGGCCATGGAAGAAGGCAAGGGAGCCCTGGGTGGCAACGAGGCCCTGGTGGTGGCGCTGATCGACATCAACGAATTCGCCGAGATCAACGAGACTTTCGGCTGTGCCTATGGGGATGCCGTGTTGCGTGCCGCCGCGCTTCGCCTGGCCAGGCTTCCCGGCGACCGCATGGTGGCGCGGGTGGCGGGAGACGCCTTTGGAGTGCTGGGGCCGGCCAGCGCCGTGGTGCCCAATGAACTGCTCGCCCTGTTCGACGATCCTTTGGAAATGGATGGTCTGGAACATCGCATCTCGGTCTGCATCGGTCTGGTGCGACTGGAGGGGGAACACATCGATGGCCACATGGCCCTGGAGAACGCCAGCATCGCCCTGAAGCGGGCCAAGAGCCATGGCGCCGGCAGCCACGCCTACTACACCGAGCATGTGGGAGCCGCCATCCGAGAGCGCACCCGCCTGCTCTACGACCTGCGCCAGGCGGTGGCAAAGAATCTCCTGTTCCTCGCCTATCAGCCCCAGGTGGAGCTGATGACCGGACGGGTGGTAGGCCTGGAGGCCCTGATGCGCTGGCGCGACCAGCGCGGCAACCATGTGCCCCCGGATCGATTCATCCCGGTGGCGGAAAGCGCGGGCATCATTCGCGGCCTGGGCAAGTGGGTATTGCGCAGCGCCCTGCTGCAATTGAAGCGCCTGCACGAATCCGGCTGGCCCGAGCTGCGCATGGCGGTCAATGTGTCCGTGGTGCAGTTCGAAATGTTGGATTTCCTGGCGATGGTGCAGGAGAGTCTCGTCGAGGCGCGGATTTCCCCACGCTACCTGGAACTGGAAGTGACCGAGTCCGTGGCCATGACCGGGGCGGACCATGTGCGGGATGTGCTGCGCCAGCTCAAGGCCCTGGGGGTGACCATGGCCATCGACGATTTCGGCACCGGCTTCTCCTCCCTGTCCTATCTGGATAATCTGCCGGTGGATCGCCTGAAGATCGACAAGTCCTTCGTCTCCACCATCAATGGCCACGAGGAAGGGGCGCGCATTGCGGAAATGGTGGTGGATCTGGGTCGCAAGCTGGGCCTGACGGTGATTGCCGAAGGTGTGGAGACGGAGACCCAGGCCCAGTTGCTGAAGCGAGTCGGCTGCCATGAAGGCCAGGGCTATCTGTATGCACGTCCCTTGCCGGCCGATGACTTGCTTGGTTGGTTGACTTCGTTCGGAGTACCGACTTGA
- a CDS encoding sensor histidine kinase: MSFLPRSFRMRLLLACVMALGLVMIFSTVQSMGVVRQALVENARTNVQQISAILNLSIAPGTATGQFEPLRDFLTEMLAPRAASRQGNGLVYVVVAGEDGAIILRAGDAPRKLPGPDALSLEAVERGLLHVRQPILLKNNRVGYLQFGLATGALVEASYGAARQSLLIAGVGLLLLTGALLLMGLTVAHQVEGLARASKALAEGDLGVRAAEYQSDEFSLLARNFNRMAEAIQARVNELQRSREEVMELNQTLEQRVSERTRELHEKNAVLEKIVADLNSARNQLLQAEKMAGLGALVAGVAHELNTPIGNAVIASSTLAERTRAFLKEYEGGLRRSSLERYMETAQAGSDLIQRNLSRASELIAGFKQVAADQTSSQRREFELKSTLAEIVATLAPSFRKTAYRLELDVQEGLLMDSYPGPLGQVISNLVINALTHAFAGREQGLMRLSAHPDETPGRVLIVFSDDGIGIPQENLSRVFDPFFTTRRGQGGSGLGLHIVYNIISGVMGGEIRAESTAMGTRFLISLPLVAPKREAA; encoded by the coding sequence ATGTCGTTCCTACCCAGATCCTTCCGCATGCGCCTGTTGCTGGCCTGTGTCATGGCGCTCGGGCTGGTGATGATTTTTTCCACTGTGCAGAGCATGGGGGTGGTACGCCAGGCATTGGTGGAAAATGCCCGTACCAATGTGCAGCAGATTTCCGCGATATTGAATCTCTCCATTGCGCCCGGCACGGCCACCGGGCAGTTCGAGCCCCTGCGGGACTTCCTGACCGAAATGCTGGCGCCTCGCGCCGCCAGCCGGCAGGGTAATGGCCTGGTCTATGTCGTGGTGGCGGGCGAGGATGGCGCCATTATTCTGCGTGCCGGGGATGCGCCACGGAAACTGCCGGGACCGGATGCACTCTCCCTGGAGGCGGTGGAACGTGGCCTGCTTCATGTGCGTCAGCCCATACTGCTGAAAAACAACCGAGTGGGCTATCTGCAATTTGGCCTGGCCACCGGGGCGCTGGTGGAGGCCTCTTACGGTGCGGCCCGCCAAAGCCTGCTGATCGCGGGTGTCGGCCTGCTGCTGCTGACAGGCGCCCTGTTGCTGATGGGCCTGACCGTGGCCCATCAGGTGGAAGGGCTGGCACGGGCTTCGAAGGCCCTGGCCGAGGGCGATCTCGGTGTCCGGGCGGCCGAATACCAGTCCGATGAATTCAGTCTCCTGGCCCGGAATTTCAACCGGATGGCCGAGGCGATCCAGGCCCGGGTGAATGAATTGCAACGATCCCGGGAAGAGGTGATGGAACTGAACCAGACCCTGGAGCAGCGGGTCTCCGAGCGGACCCGGGAATTGCACGAAAAAAACGCAGTGCTCGAAAAAATCGTCGCCGATCTCAATAGCGCCCGGAACCAACTGCTCCAGGCGGAGAAAATGGCCGGCCTGGGTGCCCTTGTGGCGGGGGTGGCCCATGAACTCAACACGCCCATCGGCAATGCCGTGATCGCCAGTTCCACCCTGGCGGAACGGACCCGGGCCTTTCTCAAGGAATATGAGGGCGGCCTGCGCCGTTCCAGTCTGGAACGCTATATGGAGACCGCCCAGGCCGGCAGCGACCTGATCCAGCGCAACCTCAGCCGGGCCAGCGAATTGATCGCCGGCTTCAAGCAGGTGGCTGCCGACCAGACCAGCTCCCAGCGGCGGGAGTTCGAACTGAAATCCACCCTGGCGGAAATCGTTGCCACCCTGGCTCCCTCGTTCCGCAAGACCGCCTACCGGTTGGAACTGGATGTGCAGGAGGGGCTGCTGATGGACAGCTATCCGGGGCCCCTGGGCCAGGTCATCAGCAATCTGGTGATCAATGCCCTGACCCATGCCTTCGCGGGCCGGGAGCAGGGGCTGATGCGTCTTTCGGCCCATCCGGACGAAACACCGGGAAGGGTGCTGATCGTTTTTTCGGATGACGGCATCGGCATTCCCCAGGAAAATCTCTCCCGCGTCTTCGATCCATTCTTTACCACCCGGCGTGGCCAGGGCGGTAGCGGACTGGGCCTGCACATCGTCTACAACATCATCAGTGGCGTGATGGGAGGCGAGATTCGCGCCGAATCGACAGCAATGGGGACCCGCTTCCTGATCAGCCTGCCCCTGGTTGCGCCGAAAAGGGAAGCCGCTTGA
- the bioF gene encoding 8-amino-7-oxononanoate synthase, translating into MVFDELELALAELDRAHLRRHRRVLESPAGPRVTVEGRRLLSFCSNDYLGLAAHPELIAALAEGARGWGAGSGASALLGGHLVPHEALEQRLAGFLGLPRALTFTTGYLANLAVTPALVGRGDEVFADRLNHASLIDAVVLSRARHRRYPHNDSAALERLLKSSTARRKLILTDSVFSMDGDMAALDRLLVLAEEHDAWLVVDDAHGFGVLGQEGRGALSHFGLQASPRLVLMGTLGKAAGVGGAFVAGDERVVEWLISRGRSYVFSTAPPPALAAALLMSIDLIEAGEGRRQHLQALITRLRGGLAPLAFRRGWRLADSAGPIQPLIVGDTGKALELSAHLERLGLWVPAIRPPTVPEGSSRLRISLSAAHGESDVDTLLAALEAAP; encoded by the coding sequence ATGGTTTTCGATGAACTGGAACTTGCCCTTGCCGAGCTGGACCGCGCCCATCTGCGTCGCCACCGCCGTGTCCTGGAGAGCCCCGCTGGCCCCCGGGTAACGGTGGAGGGGCGGCGCCTGCTGTCCTTTTGCAGCAATGACTACCTGGGCCTGGCGGCCCACCCGGAACTGATCGCGGCCCTGGCCGAGGGCGCCCGAGGCTGGGGCGCCGGCAGCGGCGCCTCGGCGCTGCTGGGCGGCCATCTGGTGCCCCACGAGGCGCTGGAACAGCGCCTGGCAGGCTTCCTCGGCCTGCCTCGCGCGCTCACCTTCACCACCGGCTACCTGGCCAATCTGGCCGTCACTCCTGCCCTGGTGGGGCGGGGCGATGAGGTGTTCGCCGACCGCCTCAATCATGCCTCCCTGATCGATGCGGTAGTGCTCTCCCGGGCCCGCCATCGGCGTTATCCCCACAATGACAGCGCGGCACTGGAACGGCTGCTGAAGTCCTCCACGGCCCGGCGCAAGCTGATCCTGACCGACAGCGTCTTCAGCATGGATGGCGACATGGCAGCCCTGGACCGGCTGCTCGTCCTGGCGGAAGAACACGATGCCTGGCTGGTGGTGGACGATGCCCATGGCTTCGGCGTGCTGGGACAGGAGGGGCGGGGGGCGCTGTCCCATTTCGGCCTGCAGGCCTCGCCCCGTCTGGTGCTGATGGGCACCCTGGGCAAGGCCGCCGGGGTGGGGGGCGCCTTCGTCGCCGGGGACGAGCGGGTGGTGGAATGGCTGATCAGCCGGGGGCGCAGCTATGTTTTTTCCACCGCGCCGCCGCCGGCCCTGGCTGCGGCCCTGTTGATGAGCATCGACCTGATCGAGGCGGGGGAAGGACGCCGGCAGCATCTGCAAGCCTTGATTACCCGGCTGCGGGGAGGACTGGCGCCCCTGGCCTTCCGGCGGGGCTGGCGCCTGGCCGATTCGGCTGGCCCGATCCAGCCCCTGATCGTCGGCGATACGGGCAAGGCCCTGGAGCTGTCGGCCCATCTGGAGAGGCTGGGCCTCTGGGTGCCGGCGATACGTCCGCCCACGGTACCGGAGGGTTCCTCCCGTTTGCGCATCTCCCTCTCGGCAGCCCATGGGGAGTCCGATGTGGATACGCTGCTGGCGGCCCTGGAGGCAGCACCATGA
- the bioD gene encoding dethiobiotin synthase, with the protein MTQAYFITGTDTGVGKTFATCALLHRLAGQGLRVAAMKPVAAGLDAAGLNEDVELLRAAANVHCARDLMNPYALRSPVAPHLAAAEEGLEIRFAPILAAFETLANQVDILLVEGIGGFRVPLGPDGDSADLALAMDLPLILVVGLRLGCINHALLTVEAIQARGLRLAGWVGNCVDPVMARREENLAALAGYIDAPLLGVLPWMDRPDPAVAADSFTWLPR; encoded by the coding sequence TTGACCCAGGCCTATTTCATTACCGGCACCGACACCGGGGTGGGCAAGACCTTCGCCACCTGCGCCCTGCTGCATCGCCTGGCGGGACAGGGCCTTCGGGTGGCCGCCATGAAGCCGGTGGCCGCCGGCCTGGATGCGGCGGGCCTGAACGAGGATGTGGAACTGCTGCGGGCCGCGGCCAATGTGCACTGCGCCCGCGACCTGATGAATCCCTATGCCTTGCGCAGTCCCGTCGCGCCCCATCTGGCGGCCGCGGAGGAGGGGCTGGAAATCCGCTTCGCGCCGATCCTGGCTGCTTTCGAGACACTGGCCAATCAGGTGGACATACTGCTGGTGGAGGGGATCGGCGGTTTTCGCGTGCCCCTGGGCCCTGATGGTGACTCAGCCGACCTGGCCCTGGCCATGGACCTGCCCCTGATCCTCGTGGTAGGCCTGCGTCTGGGTTGCATCAATCATGCCTTGTTGACCGTGGAAGCGATCCAGGCCCGGGGCTTGCGCCTGGCTGGGTGGGTGGGCAACTGCGTGGACCCGGTCATGGCCCGGAGGGAGGAAAACCTCGCCGCTCTGGCGGGCTACATCGATGCACCGCTGCTGGGTGTGTTGCCCTGGATGGACCGCCCGGACCCGGCGGTGGCGGCGGATTCCTTTACCTGGCTGCCACGGTAA